The nucleotide sequence CGCTCCGGCTACCGGCGCATCGAGGCGCGAGCGGCACACCAAGCGGCGCGCGACGGTGACGCCCTCCTCGTCGACATCCGGTACGCGGCCCTGCGCGAACGGGACGGCCTGATCCCCGGTGCACTGGTGATCGAGCGCAACGAGCTGGAGTGGCGGCTCGATCCGCAGGGCAGCCACCGGGTGCCGGAGGCCGCCGGACACGATCTACGCGTCGTGGTCATCTGCAACGAGGGCTACGCGTCCAGCCTGGCGGCAGCCTCCCTGCACCAGCTCGGCCTGCGTCGCGCGACCGACCTGGTGGGCGGCTTCCAGGCTTGGCGCGCGGCGGGGCTGCCGGTGGAGGCGGCGGGGTGAGGGGTGCGTCCGCTCGGGACCTGGCGCCCTGAGCGGACCTTCCTTCCTGCGGGCGACATGGCCCGGAGCTGCGTGGCCGGCCTGACTCCGGTGGCTCGTGCCCGGTGCCGACCGCCCCTCAGAAGCCGTCCTCCGTCAGGTACTCGGTGTCCTCGCCCTCTTCCTCCAGCGCCTGACGGACGACGCGGAGGGCCATGCCCTCGGGGTAGCCCTTGCGGGCAAGCATCCCGGCGAGGCGGCGGAGCCGCTTGTCGCGGTCGAGCCCACGGGTGGCTCGCAGCTTGCGGTCCACCAGCTCGCGGGCGGTCGCTTCCTCCTGCTCGGAGTCGAGCTGGCCCACGGCCTCGTCGATCAGCGCCGAGTCGACACCCTTGGTGCGCAGTTCACGGGCGAGGGCGCGGCGGGCCAGCCCCCGGCCGTGGTGCCGTGACTCCACCCAGGCGTCCGCGAACGCGCTGTCGTTGATGAGTCCGACCTCCTCGAACCGCGACAGCACCTCCTCGGCCACCTCGTCCGGGATCTCCCGCTTGCGCAGGGCGTCCGCGAGCTGCCTGCGGGTGCGCGGGGTCCCGGTGAGCAGCCGCAGACAGATGTTCCGCGCCTTCTCGGCCGGGTCCGTGGAGGACACCCCTGGCTCGGCCCTCGACGAGCTGGAGGTGTCCTCGTCCGTGCCGGACGGCTCCCCGAAGCCGCGCCGGCGACGGCCTCGCCGGGAGGAGCCGCCCCCGTGGGACCCCTCCGAGCGTGTGCCGTCCCACCCGGATCGGCGCGGCGCCGGGTGGCCGTCCTCGTGTCCGTCCGCGTCGTCACCGGGCACGGCCGTCGCCGGGTCGTTCCCGATGCCCCTCCCCCGTGGGGCACCGGGCGCGGTGTGCTCGTACTCGGCCCAGTCGGTTCGTCGCGTCACGGTCAGCTCTTGGCGGTGGCGGCCTTGGGCTTGGTGGCCTTGACCGGGGCGGTGGCCGCCTTGGCGTCCGTGGCCTTGGCGTCGGCGCCCGGGGTGGTGACCGCGACGGCGTCCGCGCCCGGCTCGGCGGTGGGCTTCTCGGGACGCACGCCGACGCCCAGCTTCTCCTTGATCTTCTTCTCGATCTCGTTGGCGAGGTCGGGGTTGTCCTTGAGGAAGTTGCGGGCGTTCTCCTTGCCCTGGCCGAGCTGGTCGCCCTCGTACGTGTACCAGGCACCGGCCTTGCGCACGAAGCCGTGCTCCACGCCCATGTCGATCAGACCGCCCTCGCGGCTGATGCCGTGGCCGTAGAGGATGTCGAACTCGGCCTGCTTGAACGGCGGGGCGACCTTGTTCTTGACGACCTTGCAGCGGGTGCGGTTGCCGACCGCGTCCGTGCCGTCCTTCAGGGTCTCGATGCGGCGGATGTCGATGCGCACGGAGGCGTAGAACTTCAGCGCGCGGCCACCGGTCGTGGTCTCCGGCGAGCCGAACATGACGCCGATCTTCTCGCGGAGCTGGTTGATGAAGATCGCGGTCGTCTTGGACTGGTTGAGCGCGCTGGTGATCTTCCGCAAGGCCTGGCTCATCAGGCGGGCCTGGAGACCCACGTGACTGTCGCCCATCTCGCCCTCGATCTCCGCGCGCGGGACGAGCGCGGCGACGGAGTCGATGACGATGAGGTCGAGCGCGCCGGAGCGGACCAGCATGTCCACGATCTCCAGCGCCTGCTCACCGTTGTCCGGCTGGGAGAGGATCAGGTTGTCGATGTCGACGCCGAGCTTCTTCGCGTACTCGGGGTCGAGGGCGTGCTCCGCGTCGACGAAGGCGACCTGGCCGCCGGCCTTCTGCGCGTTGGCCACGGCGTGCAGGGTGAGGGTCGTCTTGCCGGAGGACTCCGGGCCGTAGATCTCCACGACACGGCCGCGCGGCAGACCACCGACGCCGAGCGCCACGTCGAGGGCGGTCGAGCCGGTCGGGATGACCTCGATGGGCTCCATCGACCGCTCGCCCATGCGCATCACTGCGCCCTTGCCGAATTGTCGTTCAATCTGTGCGAGTGCGGCGTCGAGCGCCTTCTCGCGGTCGGTTCCTGCCATGGGTTCCACCCGGTTTGCTTGAGTCGATCGCTTCACGTCAAAGACGCTAACGCCTGCCACTGACAACGCGCCCCGACGCCGGTCCGGCCTGTGGATAACCGAGGGACATACCTACCCGAACCGCTACGAAGTCCCCGTCGACGGCCTCGCCTGAGCTTCCATGAGAATGGATGTTCGATTTTCGTGTCAAGCACCTCAGGAGCCACCCGCGAGTCGGAGGACACCCGCTATTCACAGTCGCCCCGCCGAGCGGGTGCCCCTCACGGGGAACCCCACACAGGCCGCGGCGCCGACCCCCGACGCCAGCAGCAGAGCGCCCGGCAGCGAGCAGGCCGCGAGCGGTCCGCCGCAGGCGGCGCCCACGGCGAACCCGGTGATCTTCAAGCTGGCACCCGTGGTGAAGATCTGACCGCGCAGGCGCTCCGGCGCCTCCCTGTGCCGGACGGCGAACAGGGCCGTCAGTTGCGGTCCCTCACCGGCACCGAGCAGCAGCGCGGCCACGACGAGGAAGGCCGGTCGAGCCGACGCCGCGAGCGCCGGAGCGGCCGCCTGGACCAGGGCACCGACCCGGATAACGGTGTCCGGAGCCCAGGCGGGCGCGCGGCGCGCGAGCACGGCGTTGGCCAGCAGGGCCGACGCGGCCGCGCAGGTGAGCAGTACCGCTCCTCGGGCCGCCCCGCCCAGGCAGCGCTCGCCCAGCAGGGGAAGGCAGGCCGTCAGCACACCCTGGGCCGCGCAGGAGCCGACCGAGACGAGAGTCGCCCGCGCCAGGGCCGCGTTCCTCGCGACGTACCGCACTCCGGCGACGAGGTCCCCGGCCACCGACCCCCGCTCTCGGACCGGCACCCTGGGCAGCCGCCAGGCGGCCGGCACCGCCGACCCGACGAGCACCCCGGCGACGACCACGGCGGTCGGCGCGCCCAGCCCCTCCGCCACACCCCCGGCAAGCGCCGGACCGGCCAGACCCGCCGCGCCGAACGTCATCGCGTCGAGGGCGTTCGCCCGCTCCAGCAGCCCGCCCGGCGCGACCCGGGCCAACTGCGCGGTCCACCCGCCCGCGACGGCAGGCGCCGACAACCCGGTCGCCACAGCGAGCACGAGGGTCGTGGCGAAGGGCAGCCGGCCGAGCCCGAGCAGAATCACCCCCAGCCCCCCGGCGTACAGGCCGAGCGCCCCCGCGAGCAGACGCCCTGGCCGCTCCGCCCGGTCAAGAACCGCGCCGAGCAAGGGTCCGCCCACCACGGCGGAGATCGTGACGCCCGCGAGCAGGGCGGAGGCGGCGGAGGCCGAGCCGGTGAGGGCGAACCCGGCCAGCATCAGGGCCGGCCCCGACGTCTCGTCCCCGATACGGGCGGCCACCGCACCGGCTAGGTAGGAAGTGAGCGCGTAACGCCTTGGCATCGCAGTGACGTTACGGAGGTAACTCAAAACTCCGCAACGTGCGTTACATTCGGCCGGTGTCCTCCACTCCCGCCGACTGGTCCACCCGGCACTCGGTGCTGACGACGGCC is from Streptomyces seoulensis and encodes:
- a CDS encoding rhodanese-like domain-containing protein; the encoded protein is MSGDALRPVGIDELLDRVRSGYRRIEARAAHQAARDGDALLVDIRYAALRERDGLIPGALVIERNELEWRLDPQGSHRVPEAAGHDLRVVVICNEGYASSLAAASLHQLGLRRATDLVGGFQAWRAAGLPVEAAG
- the recX gene encoding recombination regulator RecX encodes the protein MTRRTDWAEYEHTAPGAPRGRGIGNDPATAVPGDDADGHEDGHPAPRRSGWDGTRSEGSHGGGSSRRGRRRRGFGEPSGTDEDTSSSSRAEPGVSSTDPAEKARNICLRLLTGTPRTRRQLADALRKREIPDEVAEEVLSRFEEVGLINDSAFADAWVESRHHGRGLARRALARELRTKGVDSALIDEAVGQLDSEQEEATARELVDRKLRATRGLDRDKRLRRLAGMLARKGYPEGMALRVVRQALEEEGEDTEYLTEDGF
- the recA gene encoding recombinase RecA — its product is MAGTDREKALDAALAQIERQFGKGAVMRMGERSMEPIEVIPTGSTALDVALGVGGLPRGRVVEIYGPESSGKTTLTLHAVANAQKAGGQVAFVDAEHALDPEYAKKLGVDIDNLILSQPDNGEQALEIVDMLVRSGALDLIVIDSVAALVPRAEIEGEMGDSHVGLQARLMSQALRKITSALNQSKTTAIFINQLREKIGVMFGSPETTTGGRALKFYASVRIDIRRIETLKDGTDAVGNRTRCKVVKNKVAPPFKQAEFDILYGHGISREGGLIDMGVEHGFVRKAGAWYTYEGDQLGQGKENARNFLKDNPDLANEIEKKIKEKLGVGVRPEKPTAEPGADAVAVTTPGADAKATDAKAATAPVKATKPKAATAKS
- a CDS encoding MFS transporter, which gives rise to MPRRYALTSYLAGAVAARIGDETSGPALMLAGFALTGSASAASALLAGVTISAVVGGPLLGAVLDRAERPGRLLAGALGLYAGGLGVILLGLGRLPFATTLVLAVATGLSAPAVAGGWTAQLARVAPGGLLERANALDAMTFGAAGLAGPALAGGVAEGLGAPTAVVVAGVLVGSAVPAAWRLPRVPVRERGSVAGDLVAGVRYVARNAALARATLVSVGSCAAQGVLTACLPLLGERCLGGAARGAVLLTCAAASALLANAVLARRAPAWAPDTVIRVGALVQAAAPALAASARPAFLVVAALLLGAGEGPQLTALFAVRHREAPERLRGQIFTTGASLKITGFAVGAACGGPLAACSLPGALLLASGVGAAACVGFPVRGTRSAGRL